From a region of the Streptomyces sp. NBC_01454 genome:
- a CDS encoding cytochrome P450 → MESGAKVWNCPFDYAEALEFDPTLKRLLTEEPVARIRLPYGEGEAWLVTRYEDVRTVTTDRRFSRSGVIGRDFPRMTPEPIVQDEAINVMDPPASSRLRSLVSKAFAPRQVERMRTRAQHVVDELLDRMTTHGSPADLMESLASPLPLTTICEVLDIPEADRGQLRAHARTMMNVSLDNRDKAVRAKADMRGYFKTLTAKRRQHPGDDLISALATARDGDEILGDQELTVMAMVLLITGQDTTTYEIGNLAYTLLTRPAELAMLRSRPEMLPRAMEEMLRFIPFRKGVGIPRVATEDVELSGVTIRAGDIVHVSYLTANRDPRKFDRPDELDLERDGKPSHMTFGWGGHHCLGAPLAFTELEVALTALLERFPELRLAKPAEEVRWNTTSIWRYPLELPVAW, encoded by the coding sequence ATGGAATCCGGCGCCAAGGTCTGGAACTGCCCATTCGACTATGCCGAGGCCCTTGAATTCGACCCCACGCTCAAGCGCCTGCTGACCGAGGAACCGGTGGCCCGTATCCGGCTGCCGTACGGCGAGGGCGAGGCGTGGCTCGTCACCCGGTACGAGGACGTCCGCACGGTGACCACCGACCGGCGCTTCAGCCGCAGCGGTGTCATCGGCCGGGACTTCCCCCGTATGACGCCGGAGCCGATCGTCCAGGACGAGGCGATCAACGTGATGGACCCGCCGGCCAGCAGCCGCCTGCGGAGCCTGGTCTCCAAGGCCTTCGCGCCGCGCCAGGTGGAGCGCATGCGGACCCGCGCCCAGCACGTCGTGGACGAGCTGCTGGACCGGATGACCACGCACGGCTCGCCGGCGGACCTGATGGAGAGCCTGGCCTCTCCGCTGCCGCTGACCACGATCTGCGAGGTGCTGGACATCCCCGAGGCCGACCGCGGCCAGTTGCGCGCCCACGCCCGGACCATGATGAACGTCAGCCTCGACAACCGGGACAAGGCCGTGCGGGCCAAGGCCGATATGCGCGGCTACTTCAAGACGCTGACCGCGAAGCGTCGTCAGCACCCGGGAGACGACCTGATCAGCGCGCTGGCCACCGCGCGTGACGGCGACGAGATCCTGGGCGACCAGGAACTCACCGTCATGGCCATGGTGCTGCTCATCACCGGCCAGGACACCACCACGTATGAGATCGGCAACCTCGCCTACACGCTCCTGACCCGGCCCGCGGAACTGGCCATGCTGCGCTCCCGGCCCGAGATGCTGCCGCGGGCCATGGAGGAGATGCTGCGGTTCATTCCGTTCCGCAAGGGCGTCGGCATCCCCCGGGTCGCCACCGAGGACGTGGAACTGAGCGGGGTGACGATCCGTGCCGGGGACATCGTGCACGTCTCCTATCTGACGGCCAACCGGGATCCGCGGAAGTTCGACCGGCCCGACGAGCTGGATCTGGAACGTGACGGCAAGCCGTCCCACATGACCTTCGGCTGGGGCGGGCATCACTGCCTGGGCGCCCCGCTCGCCTTCACGGAGCTCGAAGTGGCCCTCACGGCCCTGCTGGAGCGCTTCCCCGAGCTGCGCCTGGCAAAGCCGGCCGAGGAAGTGCGCTGGAACACGACCTCGATCTGGCGCTATCCACTGGAGTTGCCGGTCGCCTGGTGA
- a CDS encoding EfeM/EfeO family lipoprotein gives MPRSGPAWLRSARVRGIGGALLTGGLLVTPVLAGGPGDAAGDARTAADGLPHTAVEVSSSGCGRGWAHPRPGTQVFELHNTSGTAAEVYLKSPRNGAVYGETEGIGPGTTRRLRVTLGQGSYAFMCLPDDADAVTGPTVRIDGGGRSGPAAAPLTQHDLIPPALEYQKWVAGGLDDLVGRTGTLRDALARGDLAGARNAWLSAHLAYERLGAAYGTFGDADQKINGTGAGLPHGDRDPEFTGFHRIEYGLWHGAPAASLRAPAAALLATVRTLRNDWAQERMDPADLGLRAHEILENTVEFELTGRTDYGSGSNLATARANIDGTRAVLSRLHPLLVTRYPGLRKLDDDLDRTRRLLDGFRHDGRWTPPDRLDRARREHVNAVFGDLVERLASVATLCDARRTV, from the coding sequence GTGCCACGATCCGGCCCCGCATGGCTGCGGTCCGCGCGCGTGCGGGGCATCGGGGGTGCGCTCCTCACCGGCGGACTGCTGGTGACGCCGGTCCTGGCCGGCGGCCCGGGGGACGCGGCGGGCGACGCCCGGACCGCGGCGGACGGGCTGCCGCACACCGCCGTCGAGGTCTCCTCGAGCGGTTGCGGCCGGGGCTGGGCACACCCCCGCCCCGGGACGCAGGTCTTCGAGCTGCACAACACCTCCGGCACCGCGGCCGAGGTGTATCTCAAGTCCCCGCGGAACGGGGCGGTTTACGGCGAGACGGAGGGAATCGGCCCCGGGACCACCCGCCGGCTGCGGGTCACGCTGGGGCAGGGGTCCTACGCCTTCATGTGCCTGCCGGACGACGCCGATGCGGTCACCGGGCCCACGGTCCGGATCGACGGCGGCGGCCGATCGGGCCCGGCGGCGGCCCCGCTCACCCAGCACGACCTGATTCCCCCGGCGCTGGAGTACCAGAAGTGGGTCGCGGGCGGCCTGGACGACCTCGTGGGGCGGACCGGGACCCTGCGCGACGCCCTGGCCCGCGGGGACCTCGCGGGAGCCCGGAACGCCTGGCTGTCCGCGCACCTCGCCTACGAACGGCTGGGCGCGGCGTACGGCACCTTCGGCGACGCGGACCAGAAGATCAACGGTACCGGCGCCGGTCTGCCGCACGGCGACCGCGACCCGGAGTTCACCGGCTTCCACCGCATCGAATACGGACTGTGGCACGGAGCGCCGGCCGCCTCCCTGCGCGCACCGGCCGCCGCCCTCCTCGCCACCGTCCGCACGCTCCGCAACGACTGGGCGCAAGAGCGGATGGACCCGGCGGACCTCGGCCTGCGGGCGCACGAAATCCTGGAGAACACCGTCGAGTTCGAGCTGACCGGGCGGACCGACTACGGCAGCGGCAGCAATCTCGCCACCGCCCGCGCCAACATCGACGGCACCCGCGCCGTCCTCAGCCGGCTGCACCCGCTGCTGGTCACCCGCTATCCCGGGCTGCGGAAGCTGGACGACGACCTGGACCGCACCCGTCGTCTGCTCGACGGCTTCCGGCACGACGGCCGGTGGACCCCGCCGGACCGGCTGGACCGTGCCCGGCGGGAGCACGTCAACGCGGTGTTCGGAGATCTGGTGGAACGGCTGGCGTCGGTGGCGACGCTGTGCGACGCGCGGAGAACGGTGTGA
- the efeB gene encoding iron uptake transporter deferrochelatase/peroxidase subunit codes for MNGVGRRGFLRGAALAGAGLAAGGTASADARPADGGPVALPVPGPGLLSDAALPVPFHGTHQASVTAPPRRVTAFTAFDVTAENRNELADLLRTVTARARFLTGGGAPAPVGITGPPADSGLLGPQVPAGALSVTVGVGAALFDDRFGLHGHAPRRLTTMPSFPDDDLRAEWCHGDLSLQLCADDTDTVLHALRDLARHTRGGMQVRWRLDGFTSPPRPSGTPRNLLGFKDGTANPDARSAREMDHLVWVGRGAGEPDWAVGGSYQVVRLIRMLVEFWDRVSLTEQERMFGRARETGAPLDGDAEHDTPHYPGDPKGDVIPLDSHIRLANPRTAATAGQRLLRRAYNYDNGTDSNGNLDMGLLFCCYQQDLARQFETVQRRLAGEPLTDYIKPFGGGYFYALPGVQGETDWYGRALLT; via the coding sequence ATGAACGGTGTCGGTCGACGGGGATTCCTGCGGGGTGCGGCGCTGGCCGGTGCCGGTCTCGCGGCCGGCGGCACCGCGTCCGCCGACGCCCGGCCGGCGGACGGCGGGCCGGTAGCGCTGCCCGTGCCGGGCCCGGGGCTGCTGTCGGACGCCGCGCTCCCGGTCCCGTTCCACGGCACCCATCAGGCGTCGGTGACCGCCCCGCCCCGCCGGGTCACGGCGTTCACGGCGTTCGATGTGACCGCCGAGAACCGCAACGAACTGGCCGACCTGCTGCGGACCGTCACGGCCCGCGCCCGCTTCCTGACCGGCGGCGGAGCACCGGCGCCGGTCGGCATCACCGGCCCGCCCGCCGACTCGGGTCTCCTGGGGCCGCAGGTCCCCGCCGGCGCGCTGTCGGTGACGGTCGGCGTGGGGGCGGCCCTCTTCGACGACCGGTTCGGGCTGCACGGCCACGCACCGCGCCGCCTGACCACCATGCCCTCCTTCCCCGACGACGACCTGCGGGCCGAGTGGTGCCACGGCGACCTGAGCCTCCAGCTGTGCGCGGACGACACGGACACCGTGCTGCACGCCCTGCGGGACCTCGCCCGGCACACCCGCGGCGGGATGCAGGTGCGCTGGCGGCTGGACGGCTTCACCTCTCCGCCCCGGCCGTCGGGGACGCCCCGCAACCTCCTGGGGTTCAAGGACGGCACGGCCAACCCGGATGCCCGCTCCGCCCGGGAGATGGACCATCTGGTGTGGGTGGGGCGGGGCGCGGGCGAGCCGGACTGGGCGGTCGGCGGCAGCTACCAGGTGGTGCGGCTGATCCGCATGCTGGTGGAGTTCTGGGACCGGGTGTCGCTGACCGAACAGGAGCGGATGTTCGGCCGCGCCCGGGAGACCGGGGCACCCCTGGACGGCGACGCCGAACACGACACCCCGCACTACCCCGGTGACCCCAAGGGCGATGTGATCCCCCTGGACAGCCACATCCGGCTGGCCAATCCGCGGACCGCCGCCACCGCCGGCCAGCGCCTCCTGCGCCGCGCCTACAACTACGACAACGGGACGGACAGCAACGGCAACCTCGACATGGGCCTGCTGTTCTGCTGCTACCAACAGGATCTGGCCCGCCAGTTCGAGACCGTGCAGCGCAGGCTGGCCGGCGAGCCGCTGACGGACTACATCAAGCCCTTCGGGGGCGGATACTTCTACGCGCTGCCCGGCGTCCAGGGGGAAACGGACTGGTACGGGCGGGCGCTGCTGACATGA
- a CDS encoding phospholipase C yields the protein MASRGKRATIRSLGALTGAAALAALGAGAPAWAAADPTAASRTATPIKHVVVLFDENISFDHYFATYPKAANTDGTKFTASPRTPRDIDNLRTAGLLKHNPNQYAPKRLTPEQAVTCDQTHDYGPEQYAYNGGKADKFVENTDSGKCSGGLYGEPGLVMDYYDGNTATGMWNYAQHYSLNDRSFSSVYGPSSPGAINLVSGQTHGIISTDPASGTEHPKQTATADPHVVQSPDAKGVGTMVKDPDPAYDDCSNKDHSSKDALASMQGRNIGDLLNARHVSWGWFQGGFRPSTAWDGDSGHYAKCGGTTHANIGGAQSVDYSPHHAPFQYYKSTANPHHLPPKSVNEVGHAGQANHNYDLSDFDAVLKAGKLPAVSFLKAPAYQDAHAAYSDPIDEQHFLVNQINHIQQSPQWKDTAVVIAYDDSDGWYDHAFVAPRNGSKDTSTGSNGKATDSPACQAGPAAAGGYQDRCGPGTRQPLLVISPYSKVNKIDHTRTEQTSIIKFIENNWHTGRIGDASFDTRAGSLNGMFDFRHPNNKQVLLNANGSVKSVGPIRQVAPVATTIDPGPAMQATAAASDSSDSELLPIGIGAAVVAGGATATILVLRRRKEQRAV from the coding sequence ATGGCCAGTAGGGGAAAACGAGCAACGATCCGGAGCCTGGGGGCCCTCACGGGCGCCGCGGCCCTCGCGGCCCTGGGCGCGGGCGCGCCCGCCTGGGCGGCGGCCGACCCGACCGCCGCCTCCCGGACGGCCACCCCCATCAAGCACGTGGTCGTGCTCTTCGACGAGAACATCTCGTTCGACCACTACTTCGCGACGTACCCGAAGGCCGCCAACACCGACGGCACCAAGTTCACCGCCTCGCCGCGCACTCCCCGGGACATCGACAACCTGCGCACCGCGGGGCTGCTCAAGCACAACCCCAACCAGTACGCCCCCAAGCGGCTCACCCCCGAGCAGGCCGTGACCTGCGACCAGACCCACGACTACGGGCCCGAGCAGTACGCGTACAACGGCGGCAAGGCCGACAAGTTCGTCGAGAACACCGACTCCGGCAAGTGCTCCGGCGGGCTCTACGGCGAGCCCGGCCTGGTGATGGACTACTACGACGGCAACACCGCCACGGGCATGTGGAACTACGCCCAGCACTACTCCCTCAACGACCGCTCCTTCAGCTCGGTCTACGGCCCCTCCTCGCCGGGCGCGATCAACCTGGTCTCCGGGCAGACGCACGGCATCATCTCCACGGACCCGGCCTCCGGCACGGAGCACCCCAAGCAGACCGCCACGGCCGATCCGCACGTCGTGCAGTCGCCGGACGCCAAGGGCGTCGGCACGATGGTCAAGGACCCGGACCCGGCCTACGACGACTGCTCCAACAAGGACCACAGCAGCAAGGACGCGCTCGCCTCGATGCAGGGGCGCAACATCGGTGACCTTCTCAACGCCCGGCACGTCAGCTGGGGATGGTTCCAGGGCGGCTTCCGGCCCAGCACCGCGTGGGACGGCGACTCGGGGCACTACGCCAAGTGCGGCGGGACCACCCACGCCAACATCGGGGGAGCGCAGTCCGTCGACTACAGCCCGCACCACGCGCCGTTCCAGTACTACAAGTCGACGGCCAACCCGCACCACCTGCCGCCGAAGAGCGTCAACGAGGTCGGCCACGCCGGACAGGCCAACCACAACTACGACCTGAGCGACTTCGACGCCGTGCTCAAGGCGGGCAAGCTGCCGGCCGTCAGCTTCCTCAAGGCCCCCGCCTACCAGGACGCGCACGCCGCCTACTCCGACCCGATCGACGAACAGCACTTCCTGGTCAACCAGATCAACCACATCCAGCAGTCCCCGCAGTGGAAGGACACCGCAGTCGTCATCGCCTATGACGACTCCGACGGCTGGTACGACCACGCCTTCGTCGCCCCGCGCAACGGCTCCAAGGACACCAGCACCGGCTCCAACGGCAAGGCCACCGACAGCCCGGCCTGCCAGGCGGGCCCCGCGGCCGCCGGTGGCTACCAGGACCGCTGCGGCCCCGGCACCCGGCAGCCGCTGCTGGTCATCTCCCCGTACAGCAAGGTCAACAAGATCGACCACACCCGGACCGAGCAGACCTCGATCATCAAGTTCATCGAGAACAACTGGCACACCGGCCGGATCGGCGACGCGTCCTTCGACACCCGGGCGGGCTCGCTGAACGGCATGTTCGACTTCCGGCACCCGAACAACAAGCAGGTGCTCCTCAACGCCAACGGCTCGGTCAAGTCGGTCGGCCCGATCCGGCAGGTCGCACCGGTCGCCACGACGATCGACCCGGGCCCCGCGATGCAGGCCACGGCCGCGGCGAGCGACTCCTCCGACTCCGAGCTGCTGCCGATCGGTATCGGCGCGGCCGTGGTGGCGGGCGGCGCCACCGCCACCATCCTGGTGCTGCGCCGCCGCAAGGAGCAGCGCGCCGTCTGA
- a CDS encoding VOC family protein — protein MAIAKTGVLVLDCTEPAPLADFYAQFLGGEARIGNTPDYIEVVAGGRVHLAIRRDPGAAPASWPRPDDSQQAHLHFLVPQDDMDEAEREAVALGARPLQTRENRGPYDARRYSDPAGHPFVLAASEGHAMGQAV, from the coding sequence ATGGCCATCGCCAAGACCGGAGTCCTGGTACTGGATTGCACGGAGCCCGCGCCACTGGCGGACTTCTACGCACAATTCCTCGGCGGAGAAGCACGGATCGGGAACACCCCGGACTACATCGAAGTCGTCGCGGGCGGCCGGGTCCACCTCGCGATCCGGCGCGACCCGGGCGCGGCGCCGGCGAGTTGGCCCCGCCCCGACGACTCACAGCAGGCGCATCTGCACTTCCTCGTCCCGCAGGACGATATGGACGAGGCCGAGCGCGAGGCCGTCGCCCTCGGCGCGCGGCCGCTGCAGACACGCGAGAACCGCGGGCCCTACGACGCCCGCCGCTACTCGGACCCCGCCGGCCACCCCTTTGTGCTGGCCGCGAGCGAGGGACATGCCATGGGGCAGGCGGTCTGA
- a CDS encoding universal stress protein, protein MEPEIITVGLDGSPESLAAAQWAADEADRRQSVLRLLHAWILLAAEAPDTPPDRDQNAGARQIVRRARDEVREGHPGLRIVEDLVGSEAQDALVRAAAASQMLVLGSRALGAWESYVLGDVSLDVVGRARGPVVLVRAGDRAATPGHGRAPGSAPAPDARVVVGLGLHVPCERLLAFAFDAAASRGLPLQAVHGRPLPLHAYTPWGLDPDAEKELTKEAEAEMGEALRPWCERFPEVLVQQTVLPESPTRALVQTVFGAELLAVGRRLHRPLLAPRVGPVAHAAIHHVACPVAVVPDD, encoded by the coding sequence ATGGAGCCGGAAATCATCACCGTCGGGCTCGACGGCTCGCCGGAGAGTCTGGCGGCCGCGCAGTGGGCGGCTGACGAGGCGGACCGGCGGCAGTCGGTGCTGCGGCTGCTCCATGCCTGGATACTGCTGGCCGCCGAGGCGCCGGACACGCCGCCGGACCGGGACCAGAACGCCGGCGCCCGGCAGATCGTGCGCCGGGCCCGCGACGAGGTACGGGAGGGCCACCCGGGGCTGCGGATCGTCGAGGATCTGGTGGGGTCCGAGGCACAGGACGCACTGGTGCGGGCGGCCGCCGCCTCGCAGATGCTGGTGCTCGGGTCGCGTGCCCTGGGGGCCTGGGAAAGCTATGTGCTCGGCGATGTGAGTCTGGACGTGGTGGGCCGGGCGAGGGGGCCGGTCGTCCTCGTCCGGGCCGGCGACCGGGCGGCGACACCCGGTCACGGACGCGCGCCCGGCAGTGCGCCCGCTCCCGACGCACGGGTGGTCGTCGGCCTCGGCCTGCACGTGCCCTGCGAGCGGCTGCTCGCCTTCGCCTTCGACGCCGCGGCGAGCCGCGGCCTTCCCCTCCAGGCCGTGCACGGGCGCCCGCTGCCCCTGCACGCCTACACCCCCTGGGGCCTCGACCCCGATGCCGAGAAGGAACTGACCAAAGAGGCGGAGGCCGAGATGGGGGAGGCCCTGCGCCCGTGGTGCGAGCGGTTTCCCGAGGTGCTGGTCCAGCAGACAGTCCTCCCGGAGAGCCCGACCCGGGCCCTGGTCCAGACGGTCTTCGGGGCCGAACTCCTCGCGGTCGGCCGCAGGCTGCACCGTCCGCTGCTCGCACCGCGCGTCGGACCGGTGGCGCACGCCGCCATCCACCACGTGGCCTGCCCGGTCGCCGTGGTCCCCGATGACTGA
- a CDS encoding CBS domain-containing protein: MTHRCVADLMTPHAVVARRGTTFKEIARLLDDYEITAVPVLGENEEVVGVVSEADLLRRQIAKLGATTAEAIMTSPAVVARPAWSVVEAAKLMEQKKVKRLPVVDDAGRLIGVISRSDLVRLFLRRDRAIQEEVLEEVLTRTLGVSPSTVTVDVSNGSVTLTGTLERTSLVRIAVRMCEGVDGVVEVIDRLTAQRDDIPLEPQKAPE, encoded by the coding sequence ATGACGCACCGCTGTGTGGCAGACCTGATGACCCCCCATGCCGTCGTCGCCCGACGGGGCACGACCTTCAAGGAGATCGCCCGGCTGCTCGACGATTACGAGATCACCGCCGTCCCCGTCCTCGGTGAGAACGAGGAGGTGGTGGGAGTGGTCTCCGAAGCCGATCTGCTGCGCCGGCAGATCGCGAAGCTCGGGGCGACCACCGCCGAAGCGATCATGACGAGCCCCGCCGTGGTGGCACGGCCGGCGTGGAGCGTCGTGGAGGCGGCCAAGCTCATGGAGCAGAAGAAGGTCAAGCGGCTGCCCGTGGTCGATGACGCCGGGCGGCTGATCGGCGTGATCAGCCGCAGCGACCTCGTGCGGCTCTTCCTGCGCCGCGACCGCGCCATCCAGGAAGAGGTGCTGGAAGAGGTGCTCACGCGCACGCTCGGTGTGTCACCGTCCACGGTCACCGTCGATGTCTCCAACGGCTCCGTGACCCTCACCGGCACCCTGGAGCGCACCAGCCTGGTCCGCATCGCCGTGCGGATGTGCGAGGGCGTCGACGGGGTGGTCGAGGTGATCGACCGGCTCACCGCACAACGGGACGACATCCCGCTCGAGCCGCAGAAGGCGCCGGAGTAG
- a CDS encoding PP2C family protein-serine/threonine phosphatase, whose translation MRRPDLDHAALFAATPSACLVLDPDLVIVDVNEAYLQATGRTRDELVGQFVFDAFPDNPADPDAEGVQNLYPSLRRVLATGEPDTMAVQRYDIPLVNRPGDFEERWWSTINTPVIGPDGTVAWVIHRVEDVTAFVLSRRSRRLPGGQLSEREEAMEAELYVRARALQHLNEELRRAHARERQVALTLQEAMLHSPDLARHHDVAVRYLPAIGSLNICGDWYDVVDLPTNGFAVAVGDVVGHGLEAAAVMGMLRSALSAAARSVNGPAQALKVLGLYARSVDKALATTVVQALIDIAGRHLTYSCAGHPPPVLLHPDGSHALLDQATDPPLGAHPEQVPRLQAHVPYTPGDTLVLYTDGLIERRDEDIDVSLARLTDALAPFSRFSPERLADALLARLGVSAGATDDIALVVVRL comes from the coding sequence GTGCGGAGACCGGACCTCGACCATGCGGCGCTGTTCGCCGCGACCCCCAGCGCATGCCTGGTCCTCGATCCTGATCTGGTGATCGTGGACGTCAATGAGGCCTACCTCCAGGCGACCGGGCGCACCCGGGACGAGCTGGTGGGCCAGTTCGTCTTCGACGCCTTTCCGGACAACCCCGCGGACCCCGACGCCGAAGGGGTGCAGAACCTGTATCCCTCGCTGCGCCGTGTCCTGGCCACCGGGGAACCGGACACGATGGCGGTCCAGCGGTACGACATCCCCCTGGTGAACCGGCCGGGCGATTTCGAGGAGCGCTGGTGGTCCACGATCAACACCCCGGTCATCGGACCGGACGGCACGGTGGCGTGGGTCATCCACCGGGTGGAGGACGTGACCGCGTTCGTGCTCTCCCGCCGTTCGCGCCGGCTGCCCGGCGGGCAGCTGAGCGAACGCGAGGAGGCGATGGAGGCGGAGCTGTACGTCCGGGCCCGGGCGCTGCAACACCTCAACGAGGAGCTGCGCCGGGCCCACGCCCGCGAACGCCAGGTGGCGCTCACGCTGCAGGAGGCGATGCTCCACTCCCCGGACCTCGCCCGGCACCACGATGTCGCCGTGCGCTATCTCCCCGCCATCGGGTCGCTGAACATCTGCGGTGACTGGTACGACGTCGTCGACCTCCCCACCAATGGATTCGCCGTCGCGGTCGGCGATGTCGTTGGCCACGGGCTGGAGGCCGCCGCCGTCATGGGCATGCTCCGCAGCGCCCTCAGCGCCGCCGCCCGCTCGGTCAACGGCCCCGCCCAGGCACTGAAGGTGCTGGGACTGTACGCCCGGTCCGTCGACAAGGCCCTGGCCACCACCGTGGTGCAAGCGCTGATCGACATCGCCGGCCGCCATCTCACCTACAGCTGCGCCGGTCACCCCCCGCCCGTCCTGCTGCACCCCGACGGCAGCCACGCACTCCTGGACCAGGCCACCGACCCGCCCCTGGGCGCCCACCCCGAACAGGTGCCTCGCCTCCAGGCCCACGTCCCGTACACGCCGGGCGACACCCTCGTCCTCTACACGGACGGGCTGATCGAACGCCGCGACGAGGACATCGACGTCAGCCTCGCCCGCCTCACCGACGCCCTCGCCCCGTTCAGCAGATTCAGCCCGGAGCGCCTCGCCGACGCGCTGCTGGCCCGTCTCGGCGTCAGCGCCGGCGCCACCGACGACATCGCCCTCGTCGTCGTCCGGCTCTAA
- a CDS encoding RidA family protein — MGQVSRRLEELGLALPPLLPKLANYVPAKTVGELVFVSGHGPLNPDGSVKYRGRLGADFTVEDGKEAARLVTMNILSALQAELGDLDRIREFVKLLVMVQSAPDFQEQHVVAEGASDLLTEVFGPECGSHARSAVGMMSLPFGIAVEIEAVVRIAP; from the coding sequence ATGGGTCAGGTCTCTCGCCGGCTGGAAGAACTCGGGCTGGCATTGCCGCCGCTGCTGCCGAAGCTGGCGAATTACGTGCCGGCGAAGACGGTCGGCGAGCTGGTCTTCGTCTCCGGACACGGTCCGCTCAACCCCGACGGTTCGGTGAAGTACCGGGGGCGGCTGGGCGCCGACTTCACGGTGGAGGACGGCAAGGAAGCCGCCCGGCTGGTCACGATGAACATCCTCTCCGCACTCCAGGCCGAACTCGGTGACCTCGACCGCATCCGGGAGTTCGTCAAGCTGCTGGTCATGGTGCAGTCGGCGCCCGACTTCCAGGAGCAGCACGTGGTGGCGGAAGGCGCCTCGGATCTGCTCACCGAGGTCTTCGGGCCCGAGTGCGGCTCGCACGCCCGTTCGGCCGTCGGCATGATGAGCCTGCCGTTCGGCATCGCGGTCGAGATCGAGGCCGTGGTGCGCATCGCCCCCTGA
- a CDS encoding multidrug effflux MFS transporter has protein sequence MDNTEAKVPPLLLAVLISLSVGGLMSSDINLPGLAQTAHALGTSVSAVQATFSPYLVGLLVAQLLYGPWSDALGRRRLVIGGFSLYAVASLACALAPNIAVFAAARLLQALGAGAGLVLARAIVGDLYGQQTAARVFTTIMPVVGASPAISPLMGGYLTTLLSWRSPFFLTALIAVATVVAVVLRVPESLPQERRARRLRTTVGNYRHLLASAKFWGFGLNLGVGYAVYTGYLVASPVIFQRLGMSTEINGYCYISIAAAYITGNLLSRRLVARYSIDHLLVRGHVIFSGGALVLLALGLTDPQTPWPLLVMMTVVTIGNGFLFPMSVAGGVTSFSAMAGAASGLLGAVQMAGGSLSSLVVSRIPPDVRSFSILVTVFAVAGLLAFHSLRAFAARPTTGSGTAQGAPAAPVASATPNED, from the coding sequence ATGGACAACACCGAGGCCAAGGTCCCGCCGTTGCTTCTCGCGGTGCTCATCTCGCTGAGTGTGGGCGGGTTGATGTCCTCGGACATCAACCTTCCGGGGCTGGCACAGACCGCCCACGCCCTGGGCACGTCCGTCTCGGCGGTGCAGGCGACGTTCAGCCCCTACCTCGTGGGGCTGCTCGTGGCGCAACTGCTGTACGGACCCTGGTCCGACGCCCTCGGCCGACGGCGCCTGGTCATCGGCGGCTTCTCCCTCTATGCGGTGGCCTCGCTGGCCTGCGCGCTCGCGCCGAACATCGCCGTCTTCGCCGCGGCGCGGCTGCTCCAGGCGCTCGGCGCGGGCGCGGGACTCGTGCTGGCCCGCGCCATCGTCGGCGATCTGTACGGCCAGCAGACCGCGGCACGCGTCTTCACCACGATCATGCCGGTGGTCGGCGCCTCACCGGCCATCTCCCCGCTGATGGGCGGCTATCTGACCACCCTGCTGTCGTGGCGCTCGCCCTTCTTCCTGACGGCCCTGATCGCGGTGGCCACCGTGGTTGCCGTCGTCCTCAGGGTGCCGGAGTCGCTGCCTCAGGAGCGCCGGGCGCGGCGGCTGCGGACGACGGTGGGGAACTACCGGCATCTGCTGGCGAGCGCCAAGTTCTGGGGCTTCGGCCTCAACCTGGGCGTGGGGTACGCGGTGTACACCGGCTACCTGGTCGCCTCCCCGGTGATCTTCCAGCGCCTGGGCATGAGCACCGAGATCAACGGCTACTGCTACATCAGCATCGCCGCCGCCTACATCACGGGCAACCTGCTGTCGCGTCGTCTGGTCGCACGGTACTCGATCGACCATCTGCTCGTCCGGGGTCATGTCATCTTCTCCGGCGGGGCGTTGGTGCTGCTGGCGCTGGGGCTGACCGATCCGCAGACGCCGTGGCCGCTGCTGGTCATGATGACGGTGGTGACCATCGGCAACGGCTTCCTGTTCCCGATGTCCGTGGCGGGCGGCGTGACCTCGTTCTCCGCCATGGCGGGCGCGGCCTCCGGTCTGCTGGGGGCGGTGCAGATGGCCGGCGGCAGCCTTTCGTCACTTGTCGTGAGCAGGATTCCGCCGGACGTCCGGTCGTTCTCGATTCTGGTGACGGTCTTCGCCGTCGCCGGCCTGCTCGCGTTCCACTCCCTGCGGGCCTTCGCCGCCCGCCCCACCACCGGGTCCGGCACGGCGCAGGGTGCGCCTGCCGCGCCCGTGGCCTCCGCAACCCCGAACGAAGACTGA